In Photobacterium sp. TLY01, the following proteins share a genomic window:
- a CDS encoding 4-oxalomesaconate tautomerase — translation MFDSQFIPCMLIRGGTSKGVYFLSRDLPDEPTLRDQMLIKIMGSGDVQQINGIGGGTTLTSKVGIISPSPASGVDLDYLFAQVGVEEQVVDTKPSCGNILSGVLAFAVEKGLIQLDETSTTVRVRNLNTDTIIEVTAETPNRTLRFDGSTSIDGVPGTASPVLLNFLDVGGAKTGRLFPTGYTTETILGFTVSCVDAAVPMVHIAAHELGINGDECKQDIDNNRPLLEKVEAIRLIAGERMGLGDVSGSVIPKVAILSAPKQGGTITSRYLVPHNCHASHAVTGAICVGAAALIENTIAHQLASLTNDSAVCIEHPSGKIEVKIALIPGGEEPIIAQAALVRTARPLFKGEVFIG, via the coding sequence ATGTTTGATAGTCAATTTATCCCTTGTATGCTGATTCGTGGTGGCACCTCAAAAGGTGTTTATTTTCTTTCCCGCGATCTGCCCGACGAGCCGACGTTGCGAGACCAGATGCTCATCAAAATCATGGGTTCCGGTGATGTTCAACAAATTAACGGTATTGGTGGCGGCACGACACTCACCAGTAAAGTTGGCATTATCTCGCCCTCACCGGCATCGGGGGTCGATCTCGATTATTTGTTTGCCCAGGTAGGCGTTGAAGAACAGGTCGTGGATACCAAACCTTCGTGCGGAAACATTCTGTCTGGCGTGTTGGCGTTTGCGGTAGAAAAAGGCTTGATCCAACTTGATGAAACGAGCACAACCGTACGCGTGAGAAACCTCAATACAGACACCATCATCGAAGTGACCGCAGAAACACCAAACCGAACGTTGCGTTTTGATGGTTCGACATCAATAGATGGCGTACCGGGAACGGCTTCACCCGTATTACTTAACTTCTTAGACGTTGGCGGAGCAAAAACGGGCAGGTTGTTCCCGACCGGCTACACCACAGAAACCATTCTCGGCTTCACGGTCAGCTGCGTGGACGCAGCCGTTCCTATGGTACACATTGCCGCGCATGAACTGGGCATCAATGGCGATGAGTGTAAGCAAGACATCGATAACAACCGCCCGCTTTTGGAAAAAGTTGAAGCCATTCGCTTGATTGCCGGAGAGCGCATGGGGCTAGGGGATGTCTCAGGCAGTGTGATCCCAAAAGTGGCGATTCTGTCCGCGCCCAAACAGGGCGGCACTATCACCTCACGCTACCTGGTGCCACACAATTGTCATGCCAGTCATGCCGTTACCGGTGCCATTTGCGTAGGGGCGGCTGCGCTTATTGAAAACACCATTGCACATCAATTGGCGAGTCTAACAAATGACAGTGCAGTCTGCATTGAGCATCCGAGTGGCAAAATCGAAGTCAAAATTGCCCTGATACCAGGGGGTGAGGAACCCATAATTGCGCAAGCTGCACTGGTGAGGACAGCGCGCCCGCTCTTTAAAGGAGAAGTTTTTATCGGATAA
- a CDS encoding DUF6500 family protein: MRESLRQKIIQICHKKIDQKGDNVGVSFYAFFANKNDDPELLMEAAIWWIQTHQLDHFEKAWKIIDMVEAGR, encoded by the coding sequence ATGCGTGAATCACTGCGCCAAAAAATCATTCAGATCTGTCACAAAAAAATTGATCAGAAGGGCGACAATGTGGGCGTGTCTTTTTATGCCTTTTTCGCCAATAAAAACGATGACCCTGAGCTGCTGATGGAAGCCGCAATCTGGTGGATTCAAACCCATCAACTGGATCACTTTGAAAAAGCCTGGAAGATCATAGACATGGTTGAGGCTGGCAGATAG
- a CDS encoding tripartite tricarboxylate transporter substrate binding protein produces MLLNDFFNKAKLCLSCPLVSTALMTMPFMSPVYAQSVSFEGERIQVTVPYKEGGGTDTWGRFFGPYFTQALPGEPIVMIKNIPGGGSTKGANQFARQAKDDGLDVLASSASTHYTYLLNDRRVRYDYHEWSPVLASPTGGVVYVSKDVGVANAQEFVDKLDTLSFKYASQGATSIDLVPLLAFDLLGADVQAVFGMKGRGAGRLAFERGEVNLDSQTSSAYLKKVAPLVEEGKAIPLFSFGVIDDEGRIQRDPNFPDLPHFGEVYAMAKGDTTTSQGFQVWRSFFIAGFVAQKVFFLPKSTPEKIKQAWRESMSKLITQPEFQARAEDVLGNYEPLTGVKADAAVESILSLDDTSKAWVTSWLKEKYNTRL; encoded by the coding sequence ATGTTACTGAACGATTTTTTTAATAAAGCCAAGTTATGCCTCAGCTGCCCGCTTGTATCCACTGCACTGATGACGATGCCTTTCATGTCGCCTGTTTATGCTCAGTCTGTGAGCTTTGAGGGAGAGCGTATACAAGTGACTGTGCCATATAAAGAAGGTGGAGGTACCGATACTTGGGGGCGATTTTTTGGCCCTTATTTCACTCAGGCGCTTCCGGGCGAGCCGATCGTGATGATCAAAAATATACCTGGCGGAGGGTCGACAAAGGGGGCTAACCAGTTTGCCAGACAAGCGAAAGATGATGGATTGGATGTGCTCGCAAGCTCTGCTTCAACGCATTACACCTATTTGTTGAATGATCGCCGAGTGAGGTACGACTACCACGAGTGGTCGCCAGTATTGGCATCTCCTACAGGTGGCGTGGTTTATGTGTCCAAGGATGTAGGGGTGGCCAATGCACAAGAATTTGTTGATAAGCTGGATACCTTATCATTCAAATACGCGAGCCAGGGGGCGACTTCGATCGATTTGGTGCCATTATTGGCCTTTGATCTCCTCGGTGCAGACGTTCAGGCTGTATTTGGAATGAAAGGCCGTGGAGCCGGGCGTCTCGCGTTCGAGCGTGGAGAGGTGAATTTAGATTCGCAAACCAGTTCGGCCTATTTAAAAAAGGTCGCGCCATTGGTTGAAGAAGGAAAGGCGATACCACTGTTCAGTTTTGGTGTGATTGATGATGAAGGCCGCATACAGCGCGATCCTAACTTCCCGGATTTGCCGCATTTCGGCGAAGTGTATGCCATGGCAAAAGGTGACACGACAACCTCTCAGGGCTTTCAGGTTTGGCGATCATTCTTTATCGCTGGATTTGTCGCACAAAAAGTTTTCTTCTTGCCGAAGTCTACGCCAGAAAAGATCAAACAGGCGTGGCGAGAATCCATGAGCAAACTTATCACCCAACCAGAATTTCAGGCCAGAGCCGAGGACGTTCTGGGAAACTACGAGCCTTTAACGGGTGTAAAAGCCGATGCTGCGGTTGAAAGTATTTTGTCACTCGACGACACCAGCAAAGCATGGGTGACCAGTTGGTTGAAAGAGAAATACAACACCAGGTTGTAA
- a CDS encoding tripartite tricarboxylate transporter permease: MFSDLLAALHTILTLQHISYMMGGVLLGLAIGIFPGLGGIAGLSLLLPFLYGMDPISALAMLIGLVAVIPTSDTFTSVLMGIPGSSGSQATVLDGFPMAKKGQAARALSAAFTSSLFGGLFGAVVLTGFVLVARPVILAFGSGELFMLTLLGLTMVGSLAGKSLVKGLSACGLGVLLGSVGSAPATGEYRMAFDNFYLMDGIPLVVVGLGIFALPEIIDLLRQNKPISNASRLGSGWMAGVKDFIAHRWLALRCSVIGCIIGALPGLGGSVVDWIAYGHAVQTTKNKPDFGHGDVRGVIAPESSNNAKEGGGLVPTLLFGIPGSGGMAVFLGGMVLVGLEPGPAMVSTDLDVTYTIVWSLALANVFGAAACMLISPWVAKLTTIRYALLAPFMVMVICFAAFQATRDLGDLVTLLGIGVLGVLMKRFDWPRPAFLIGFVLSAGMETYLYQAIQFDGVAFLLRPGVLIIGMITLVSLALMIRQSLKTKPAQDVSSPSGHRRPQVIFALLVNLVFAYGIYDGYQQSFLGGIFPIVVASGMWILSAVVIIQLLTSPNDAPVCFDNEYVQGYAYDSNTASMMHYLYWLAGLIVGSYLVGYVISITIFFCAFLMSKAGLSLGRSLTLTAAASCFLLALTHVMLLDLPLGILQDTVPLPWPLG, translated from the coding sequence ATGTTTAGTGATTTACTTGCTGCCTTGCATACCATACTAACGCTTCAGCACATCAGTTATATGATGGGGGGTGTTTTACTTGGGCTTGCGATTGGCATTTTCCCTGGATTGGGAGGGATAGCTGGGCTGTCCTTATTACTGCCATTTTTATATGGCATGGACCCGATTTCTGCGCTGGCGATGTTGATTGGACTTGTCGCCGTGATCCCAACTTCTGACACCTTTACTTCGGTGCTGATGGGGATACCAGGCTCCAGCGGTTCTCAAGCGACCGTACTGGATGGTTTTCCGATGGCGAAAAAAGGGCAAGCTGCGCGTGCACTTTCGGCTGCCTTCACCTCTTCATTGTTTGGCGGTTTGTTCGGTGCCGTAGTACTGACTGGCTTTGTTTTAGTGGCAAGACCGGTGATTTTGGCCTTTGGCTCAGGCGAATTGTTTATGCTGACGTTACTGGGGCTAACCATGGTAGGTTCGCTGGCAGGTAAAAGCCTGGTGAAAGGCTTGTCCGCTTGTGGATTAGGGGTGTTGCTCGGCAGTGTAGGAAGTGCGCCTGCAACCGGCGAATATCGCATGGCGTTTGACAATTTTTATCTGATGGATGGTATTCCTTTAGTGGTGGTGGGCTTAGGCATATTTGCACTGCCTGAAATTATCGATCTATTAAGACAAAACAAGCCGATTTCTAATGCGAGCCGCTTAGGGTCTGGCTGGATGGCTGGAGTCAAAGATTTTATCGCGCATCGCTGGCTTGCGCTGCGGTGCAGTGTGATTGGCTGCATCATAGGGGCACTGCCAGGTTTAGGCGGCAGCGTTGTCGATTGGATTGCTTATGGGCATGCGGTACAAACCACCAAAAATAAGCCTGACTTTGGACATGGCGATGTGCGGGGCGTGATTGCACCAGAGTCATCAAACAACGCCAAAGAGGGCGGGGGACTAGTGCCAACCCTGCTGTTTGGGATTCCCGGTTCTGGTGGTATGGCTGTTTTTCTCGGTGGAATGGTCTTGGTCGGCCTTGAACCCGGACCAGCAATGGTCAGTACCGATTTAGATGTTACTTATACTATCGTTTGGTCACTTGCGTTAGCGAATGTGTTTGGCGCCGCGGCCTGTATGCTTATCTCGCCATGGGTTGCGAAACTGACGACCATTCGCTATGCCTTGCTGGCGCCATTTATGGTGATGGTGATCTGCTTTGCCGCGTTTCAGGCAACACGTGACTTAGGGGATCTCGTGACTTTGCTTGGTATTGGCGTGCTGGGAGTGCTGATGAAACGCTTTGACTGGCCAAGACCGGCTTTCTTAATTGGCTTTGTACTGTCAGCAGGAATGGAAACGTATTTGTATCAAGCCATTCAGTTTGACGGTGTGGCGTTTTTACTCCGTCCCGGTGTCCTCATCATTGGCATGATTACCTTGGTATCCCTGGCGTTAATGATTCGTCAGTCTCTTAAAACGAAGCCAGCACAAGACGTATCCTCGCCTTCGGGTCATCGTCGGCCACAGGTGATTTTTGCACTTTTGGTGAACCTCGTTTTTGCCTACGGGATTTACGATGGTTATCAGCAGAGCTTTCTGGGGGGCATTTTCCCCATCGTTGTCGCGAGTGGTATGTGGATACTGTCGGCTGTGGTGATTATTCAATTGTTAACTAGCCCGAACGACGCACCGGTATGTTTCGACAATGAGTACGTGCAAGGGTATGCCTACGACAGCAACACAGCGTCAATGATGCACTACCTTTACTGGCTCGCGGGTTTGATTGTAGGCAGCTATCTGGTGGGGTATGTCATCTCGATTACGATCTTTTTCTGTGCGTTTCTCATGTCAAAAGCCGGGTTAAGTCTTGGACGATCACTGACCCTGACCGCTGCGGCATCGTGCTTTTTGTTGGCGCTTACCCATGTCATGTTGTTGGATCTGCCGCTTGGTATTTTGCAAGATACCGTGCCTTTACCCTGGCCGTTAGGCTAA
- a CDS encoding universal stress protein, with protein sequence MRLQGALSIAQYFGAHLDVLHAQMGSEQLMPTEKQLVSRKFYDQIDKIVRDYIHSDMSQAKQVFEQWCRASHIVEGESTSPQASASWHDIFGYRGEIVAEWGKVADLIIIPKSLNGQTSVSFESAISDGGKPVVVMPRTQTHFSPETVMIAWNGDKAAANAVSSALPLLKRTKQVVVVTSERSIAKKPTQLDLACYLNRHQVEVECITFEHRNRNTGTQLLEIANEIRADVIVSGAFAHQKLHQKVFGGVTKKLLFESTVPLWMMS encoded by the coding sequence ATGCGGTTGCAAGGCGCGCTGAGCATTGCTCAATATTTTGGTGCGCATTTAGACGTGCTTCATGCCCAGATGGGATCGGAGCAGCTAATGCCAACTGAAAAACAGTTAGTGTCCAGAAAGTTTTATGATCAAATCGATAAGATTGTGAGAGATTACATTCACTCTGATATGTCTCAGGCAAAGCAGGTTTTTGAGCAATGGTGTCGCGCTTCCCACATCGTAGAGGGGGAATCCACATCGCCACAGGCGAGCGCCAGCTGGCATGACATTTTTGGTTATCGAGGTGAAATTGTCGCTGAATGGGGAAAAGTGGCTGATCTGATCATCATTCCAAAGTCGCTCAATGGGCAGACAAGCGTCAGCTTTGAATCTGCGATCAGTGATGGCGGTAAACCAGTGGTTGTCATGCCGCGTACGCAAACGCACTTTTCGCCAGAAACCGTGATGATCGCTTGGAATGGAGACAAAGCCGCGGCAAATGCAGTAAGCAGCGCACTTCCCCTGTTAAAACGGACAAAGCAGGTGGTGGTTGTCACCAGTGAACGCTCAATCGCGAAAAAACCCACGCAGCTTGATTTGGCCTGCTACCTCAACCGGCATCAGGTTGAAGTGGAATGCATCACGTTTGAGCACAGAAATCGTAATACTGGAACGCAATTGCTTGAAATCGCCAATGAGATTCGCGCCGATGTTATTGTGTCTGGCGCATTTGCTCATCAGAAGCTGCATCAAAAAGTATTTGGTGGCGTCACTAAGAAGCTGCTTTTTGAGTCCACCGTACCCTTGTGGATGATGAGCTAA
- a CDS encoding AraC family transcriptional regulator, with product MNDKQERFLISEKTQQEFLDQTKVLLLEEHGLVQCGIAHCREQFSVFRKHPQRHMLIYTIGGKGWLESEGRRWLLEPGSLIIVPAGMENGFGIEEDGWQIAWLFLDTTKDWSALVTDEISYLLTPTAEVMYACIQTLLRSLSLQMDLSAAVIAHSVQQIDLLLRTPGIASQPRHQVRLKRVFDRVQRQLHKEWDVQQLAALYPCSEPHLHRLCQQYLGRSPIAHLTRMRMEYAARLLRSSEWSVQQVGEIVGYPLPANFSTRFKAWSGMTPRQYRRQPSQTDQSINIKNYSV from the coding sequence ATGAACGACAAGCAAGAACGGTTTCTGATCTCTGAGAAAACGCAGCAAGAGTTCCTGGATCAGACCAAAGTGCTGCTGCTGGAAGAACATGGCCTGGTGCAATGCGGGATAGCGCACTGCCGCGAGCAGTTTTCCGTGTTCAGGAAACATCCGCAGCGACACATGCTGATCTACACGATCGGCGGCAAGGGATGGCTGGAAAGCGAAGGACGCCGCTGGCTGCTCGAGCCAGGGTCGTTGATCATCGTACCTGCCGGGATGGAGAACGGGTTCGGAATTGAAGAGGACGGCTGGCAAATTGCCTGGCTGTTTCTGGATACCACCAAAGATTGGTCGGCTTTGGTCACGGACGAGATCAGCTACCTGCTCACGCCGACTGCCGAAGTCATGTACGCCTGTATTCAGACGCTGCTCAGAAGCTTGTCGCTGCAGATGGATTTGAGCGCTGCCGTTATCGCACACAGCGTGCAGCAAATTGATTTACTGCTCCGTACGCCGGGCATCGCAAGCCAGCCGCGCCATCAGGTTCGGTTAAAAAGGGTTTTTGACCGCGTCCAGCGCCAGTTGCATAAAGAGTGGGATGTTCAGCAGCTGGCTGCGCTCTACCCCTGTTCCGAACCGCATTTGCATCGCTTGTGCCAGCAGTACTTGGGGCGCAGTCCCATTGCCCATTTGACCCGGATGCGGATGGAGTACGCGGCTCGGTTGCTACGCTCTTCTGAATGGTCTGTGCAACAGGTCGGGGAAATTGTCGGCTACCCGCTGCCGGCCAATTTCAGCACCCGCTTCAAGGCCTGGTCTGGCATGACACCGAGACAATATCGCCGGCAGCCGTCTCAGACTGATCAAAGCATCAACATCAAGAATTACTCTGTTTAA
- a CDS encoding MATE family efflux transporter yields MLLSAQYIDRAFWQKLLTIGLPVSLQAMLFSLLGVVDIFMVSQLGEQATAAVGVGNRIFFFNLIMVVGASGAVNVLASQYFGAGNMEGVRRTLAQSWMLSGLVVLPFVVLYLIIPEPLVALVASDPHYVQLATDYLWITGPSIIFTAMVVPLESALRSVGDARLPTTISIFAIAINALLNALLIFGLWGLPELGVLGAGIGTIISRLVQTALLFWVVARRYPHLLPERFHWVDAVKRHHLRRYFKVAMPMFVHDTGWAAGLVVYNVLVGQLGVSELAIISLLSPVESVLISAFLGFAVAASIILGNDIGADNYPRVEGTAWWYVIISCSCALLLAIACWLAQPVIVFLIGLSPVEHKDLAVNVTLVMAFGMVLKVFNMVGIGGVMRSGGDINYSIFIDLFAQWAIGIPLGYYTGLVLGWSLDWVLAVILLEEVVKIGLTTQRIQSKKWINNLIREPDIVR; encoded by the coding sequence ATGTTGCTTTCAGCCCAGTATATCGATCGCGCGTTTTGGCAGAAATTGCTGACTATTGGTTTGCCTGTCTCGCTGCAGGCGATGCTGTTTTCATTGCTGGGCGTTGTGGACATTTTCATGGTCAGCCAGCTGGGCGAGCAGGCAACAGCGGCCGTTGGTGTGGGCAACCGGATCTTCTTCTTTAATCTGATCATGGTGGTCGGCGCCAGTGGGGCGGTCAATGTACTAGCCTCGCAATACTTTGGTGCCGGCAATATGGAGGGCGTTCGCCGCACGCTGGCCCAGTCATGGATGCTGTCCGGGCTGGTGGTTCTGCCGTTTGTCGTTCTGTATCTGATCATCCCAGAGCCTTTGGTGGCACTGGTTGCTTCCGATCCGCACTACGTACAGCTGGCAACGGATTATCTGTGGATCACCGGGCCGAGTATTATCTTTACGGCAATGGTTGTGCCACTGGAATCGGCGTTGCGCTCAGTCGGGGATGCGAGACTGCCCACCACCATCAGTATTTTTGCGATAGCCATCAATGCGTTACTGAACGCCTTGCTGATTTTCGGCCTGTGGGGATTGCCGGAACTGGGCGTGCTGGGCGCAGGGATTGGCACAATCATCTCCAGATTGGTGCAAACCGCGCTGCTTTTCTGGGTGGTGGCTCGCCGCTATCCGCATCTGCTGCCTGAACGTTTTCACTGGGTTGACGCGGTGAAGCGTCATCATTTACGGCGCTACTTTAAAGTTGCGATGCCGATGTTTGTCCACGACACTGGCTGGGCAGCCGGGTTGGTAGTCTATAACGTACTGGTCGGTCAGTTAGGCGTCAGTGAACTGGCGATTATTTCCCTGCTGTCACCGGTTGAAAGCGTGCTCATTTCGGCGTTTTTGGGCTTTGCGGTAGCCGCGTCGATTATTTTAGGCAATGACATCGGGGCAGATAATTACCCAAGAGTGGAAGGCACAGCCTGGTGGTATGTGATCATCAGCTGTAGTTGTGCGTTATTGCTGGCCATCGCCTGCTGGCTGGCGCAGCCGGTCATTGTTTTTCTGATCGGGTTAAGTCCGGTCGAACACAAAGACCTGGCAGTCAATGTGACGCTGGTGATGGCATTTGGCATGGTACTGAAAGTCTTCAACATGGTAGGGATAGGCGGCGTGATGCGCAGCGGCGGTGACATCAATTACAGCATCTTTATCGATCTGTTTGCCCAGTGGGCGATAGGGATTCCACTGGGCTATTACACAGGTCTGGTGCTGGGCTGGTCGCTGGACTGGGTACTGGCGGTCATTTTGCTCGAAGAAGTGGTCAAGATAGGGCTGACCACCCAGCGCATTCAGTCGAAAAAGTGGATCAATAACCTGATTCGGGAGCCGGATATTGTCAGATAG